In one window of Spartinivicinus marinus DNA:
- a CDS encoding SctD/MshK family protein — translation MEFTAYYKDNLINKIKLKGGEFKIGCDLNSDIILSGLKGKYRLKIGNEGVELYADKLLSKNKKYIKYNLENYIVTVKIGKESKSQLQKKYSLNDGHNIKNILSKRLLCALLAIPLIFVTTVFSDIGGSQYRVNSSGIESVSYFDNSALVKSLNILLKQYENNLSIDYISESQVVLSGFIYKQEELKEIINYISKDLGIENIQVDRVHSISKINSFLLKLLKNHKIESFIEIDYKLGQFLAYVPHNEINSKLVSEILRTIEVKYEINNIDMVVPDLNKLVFEELKLISTWGGNKPYIKLSDKVKYSVRETLPSGWKLDSIKQKKLQFVKKDKKITLVI, via the coding sequence ATGGAATTTACAGCTTATTATAAAGATAATCTAATCAATAAAATTAAATTGAAAGGTGGTGAATTTAAAATAGGCTGTGACTTAAATAGTGATATTATCTTATCAGGTCTTAAAGGTAAGTATCGATTAAAAATTGGAAATGAAGGTGTAGAGTTATATGCTGATAAGCTTTTATCTAAAAATAAAAAATATATAAAATATAATTTAGAAAATTACATTGTCACTGTTAAGATTGGAAAGGAGTCTAAGAGTCAATTACAGAAAAAATACTCTTTAAATGATGGCCATAATATTAAAAATATCTTAAGTAAAAGGCTATTGTGCGCTTTGCTTGCTATACCCTTGATATTTGTTACAACAGTATTTTCTGATATTGGTGGTAGCCAGTACAGAGTAAATAGTTCGGGCATTGAAAGTGTAAGTTATTTTGATAATAGTGCCTTGGTTAAATCATTAAATATTTTGTTAAAACAATATGAAAATAATCTAAGTATTGATTATATAAGTGAAAGCCAAGTGGTACTCTCTGGGTTTATATATAAACAAGAAGAGCTTAAGGAAATTATCAACTATATCAGTAAAGATCTTGGTATTGAAAATATTCAAGTAGATAGAGTGCATTCTATAAGTAAGATAAACAGTTTTCTACTTAAATTATTAAAAAATCATAAAATAGAGAGTTTTATAGAGATTGATTATAAATTAGGGCAGTTTTTAGCTTATGTGCCGCACAATGAAATAAATAGTAAGTTGGTTTCTGAAATATTGAGAACTATAGAAGTAAAATACGAAATTAATAATATTGATATGGTTGTGCCTGACTTGAATAAGTTGGTTTTTGAGGAGCTAAAGCTGATTTCAACTTGGGGAGGGAATAAACCTTATATTAAGTTGTCCGATAAGGTTAAATATAGTGTTAGAGAAACCCTTCCATCAGGGTGGAAGCTAGATAGTATTAAACAAAAAAAACTACAATTTGTTAAGAAAGATAAGAAAATTACACTGGTAATTTAA
- the sctJ gene encoding type III secretion system inner membrane ring lipoprotein SctJ, producing MRIKIYFLLLLFLLYGCDKELVTGLTEREANEVSVTLFKHNINSEVVSTKKLGIKILVEKDDFIKASMVLKRYGLPKKKYASIGDVFKKDGLISSQMEEKNRTVYALSEELSHTISMIDGVVEARVHIVINDKKKRYSKETKVPNTASVMIKALPKYNVNHYVPQIKQMVAKSITGVIYKNVAVTVFPYITETNTGEMGIVASNESNESNGRSTGVNLLITLLVMCSIVGISLLGFRLYEQNFAHGK from the coding sequence ATGAGAATAAAGATATACTTTCTATTGTTACTATTTTTGCTGTATGGCTGTGATAAAGAACTTGTTACTGGGCTTACAGAAAGGGAAGCTAATGAAGTTTCGGTCACACTTTTTAAACATAATATAAATTCTGAAGTGGTTTCCACAAAAAAGCTGGGAATAAAAATTTTAGTTGAAAAAGATGACTTTATAAAGGCTTCAATGGTATTAAAACGCTATGGACTACCAAAAAAGAAATATGCAAGTATTGGTGATGTATTTAAGAAAGACGGTTTAATTTCTAGTCAAATGGAAGAAAAAAATAGAACGGTATATGCATTAAGTGAGGAACTGAGCCATACTATTTCGATGATTGATGGAGTGGTAGAGGCACGTGTTCATATAGTGATTAATGATAAAAAGAAACGTTATTCAAAAGAGACTAAAGTACCAAATACTGCCTCAGTTATGATAAAAGCATTGCCTAAGTATAATGTTAACCATTACGTACCTCAGATAAAGCAAATGGTAGCAAAAAGTATCACTGGAGTAATATACAAGAATGTGGCTGTTACAGTATTTCCTTATATAACTGAAACTAATACCGGTGAGATGGGTATAGTAGCAAGTAATGAAAGTAATGAAAGTAATGGAAGGAGCACAGGCGTAAACTTATTAATCACACTGCTAGTTATGTGCTCTATTGTAGGTATATCTTTACTTGGGTTTCGACTATATGAACAGAATTTTGCCCATGGAAAGTAA
- a CDS encoding LysM peptidoglycan-binding domain-containing protein, translating to MSLYGTFGTANGLRLFGTSIAQGTFDPNNPLAYLQASSTLLGATEELLSGAADIGDIAKRLKLRMPKGTNAMKLMRSMFGGSKGMKALGGISKLSKLGKVAGPLSVVTGALDIVNGAFSIKDGVLRLRAGDELAKFDIASGSFDVIAGGLGMAAGVMLLNPATAPFAPIVAIGALIMGAISQSLQAAKAIKEYEKEVGPLSTGDKIGYGLASFFGLGDVTKWGKKLKEVRREKAMTERKEMIANQKELIEQVFRMSGDMKTDTSAMYPGAATYLYGQHPSMRKMTQAELEASNKKLKELGVSDEEIERLTPDTLDDGPGSIMTEKRGFGSVEKAIFYDVNDGFDPNNAKGYQRVNQQTDTQLRENTGSRTLAFAYRGSAKDRFVNGFEDKSNSFIATEAVGQSYFGKTKDDSSVFTTGRSALLIEGRENLQRVLLEEAKSTNDKALEKNVNYSFDWIYERANGDAAQVIAVFKSGKLPNQAYWDKLHEIENDKTIDNTLRNDRRNALNRSQRSEIVVFNEVAQDQYALNAARVYLTEKQLGNVGESITKSRQIDFHGDEGRDSVSFILNPANPQDRTQKNNQITVTAGASVTYTVKPGDSWWGITQQYFGANNGHKYEALQEVNQLAAKRGLQPGDVLKIPMVTHQVSQGDTWW from the coding sequence ATGTCTTTATATGGCACATTTGGTACTGCCAATGGCTTGCGATTATTTGGTACGAGTATAGCGCAAGGAACCTTTGATCCTAACAACCCGCTTGCATACTTACAAGCTTCATCCACTTTATTAGGAGCAACAGAGGAATTGTTGTCTGGAGCGGCAGATATTGGTGATATTGCCAAGCGCCTTAAATTACGCATGCCTAAAGGTACCAACGCAATGAAGCTAATGCGCTCAATGTTTGGTGGTTCAAAAGGTATGAAAGCATTGGGAGGCATAAGCAAACTAAGTAAGCTTGGCAAAGTAGCTGGCCCACTGAGTGTCGTCACCGGAGCGCTAGATATTGTCAATGGTGCGTTCAGTATTAAAGACGGTGTGCTACGGTTACGAGCAGGTGATGAATTAGCAAAATTTGATATTGCTTCAGGTAGTTTTGATGTGATTGCTGGTGGCCTGGGTATGGCGGCTGGAGTCATGTTATTAAATCCAGCCACAGCTCCTTTTGCACCTATTGTAGCGATTGGTGCATTAATTATGGGGGCCATTTCCCAATCGCTACAAGCAGCAAAAGCTATCAAAGAATATGAAAAAGAAGTAGGACCACTTTCAACAGGCGATAAAATTGGTTATGGGTTAGCTTCTTTCTTTGGCTTGGGCGATGTGACTAAGTGGGGAAAAAAACTGAAAGAAGTACGCCGCGAGAAAGCAATGACTGAGCGCAAAGAAATGATTGCTAATCAAAAAGAACTGATTGAGCAAGTATTTCGCATGTCAGGTGATATGAAAACAGATACCTCCGCGATGTACCCTGGAGCTGCTACCTATTTATACGGTCAACACCCCTCTATGAGAAAAATGACCCAAGCTGAGCTTGAAGCATCAAATAAAAAGTTAAAAGAGCTTGGGGTAAGTGATGAAGAAATTGAACGTCTCACACCAGATACGTTGGATGATGGCCCTGGAAGTATAATGACTGAAAAACGGGGTTTTGGTAGTGTAGAAAAAGCAATCTTTTATGATGTTAATGATGGTTTTGATCCTAATAATGCAAAGGGCTACCAGCGTGTTAACCAACAGACTGATACCCAACTTAGAGAAAATACAGGCTCAAGAACGTTAGCATTTGCTTATCGTGGTAGTGCTAAGGATCGCTTTGTAAATGGGTTTGAGGACAAATCAAATAGTTTTATTGCCACCGAAGCGGTTGGTCAAAGCTATTTTGGTAAAACAAAAGACGATTCCAGTGTATTTACAACAGGAAGATCGGCATTACTGATTGAAGGTAGGGAAAACTTACAAAGAGTCTTGCTAGAAGAAGCAAAATCAACAAATGATAAAGCACTAGAGAAGAATGTAAATTACTCATTTGACTGGATTTATGAGCGCGCTAATGGTGATGCTGCACAAGTTATTGCAGTATTTAAATCAGGTAAATTACCGAATCAAGCATACTGGGATAAGCTACATGAAATAGAAAATGATAAAACCATTGATAATACCTTACGCAATGATCGAAGGAATGCACTTAATAGAAGTCAAAGATCAGAGATAGTTGTTTTTAACGAAGTAGCACAAGACCAGTATGCTCTAAATGCAGCTAGGGTTTATTTAACTGAAAAACAATTAGGAAATGTAGGGGAAAGTATAACAAAATCTAGGCAGATTGATTTTCATGGTGATGAAGGTAGGGACTCCGTTTCATTTATATTGAATCCAGCCAATCCGCAAGATCGCACCCAAAAGAATAATCAAATTACAGTCACTGCTGGAGCTTCTGTTACCTACACTGTTAAGCCAGGTGACTCATGGTGGGGAATAACCCAACAATATTTTGGAGCAAATAATGGCCATAAATATGAAGCACTACAAGAGGTTAATCAACTAGCTGCTAAACGAGGGTTACAGCCTGGTGATGTGCTAAAAATCCCTATGGTTACTCATCAAGTGTCGCAGGGTGATACATGGTGGTAA